DNA sequence from the Phoenix dactylifera cultivar Barhee BC4 chromosome 13, palm_55x_up_171113_PBpolish2nd_filt_p, whole genome shotgun sequence genome:
CTGGACGGTACGGAACGTACCATACCATACAGATTCGGTACCGGTACATGGTATAGGGGGCATACCAATACTCAATATGCCCCCTATACCCACTGACTAGCTTTATCCCACTGGCTCTCCTGTCCCCCAGCAACTCCCACAAAGGCTGAAGAAGACTCCTACCCTCTCTGGCTCACTGACTAGCACCAGCCCCATACCAGACGTACCGACACCATGACAGGATGGCACCAGTACGGACAGAACCGAGATGGCATACCTTGAAGAGAGCTAATATCATCAGGATTTTTTAACTCCCAGAACATACAAACACAACAACATCAAATTAGTTTAAAATATTATTCGCTAGCATTTGACACATATTATACCCATGATTGATTAAAAAGATGTGGATCAATTGATGGATAGTCAAGATTCCATCAACAGCATTTTCACTTTAGGAGTTGATATAGATGCAGCCCCATTCCAACTTCTCATAGATGCATTCTCTTGTTTCTCTAAAATATTGAATGCCAAAAGTGAGTTGGGAATGTATTTGAAATAATCTATTTAATATTATCAAATGGTGGAGATGTGGAGTAGGGACATGGACCTGCAGCTTTAACTGTGATGAGAATCACTAAGTCAAATGAAGAGGTCAACAGCCTCCCAGTTACATATCCATACTAAATtgaagattttaatgataaaagaGATGGCCCAGATTGGTCAAATGTGACCATACATACGCTTTCCCTTTTTATGACAATAGATAAATGGGCATCCCAATGCACAAAGCTCCCACCATTGCAGGGTTCGGGGAGGATCAAGTGTACCCAGCCTTACCCCTGCTTGCGGAGAGGTTGTTTCCGCATTCAAACCCATGACGCCCAAGTCAAACAGAACAACCTTACCATTGCACTAAGGCCAGCCCTCGAATAAGCTAACTGAAAACAAGCCTTAAATTATATTAACTTCACTTCTTTAACTAAAATAAGGTTATTTCAGTCACAGCAgtgaaaacaaaacaaaggaagaaagtACGGAACAGAAAAATGTAGTGTATTTATCCTTTAATGTAAGAGTACCTAGTTCATCACTGCCTGGGCAGTCTAGGCTCTCTAAGCACCTAGGCTGCTCTTTTGACAACAGTGACTCAGAAAAACACACCCCCATTTTGCAGCACATGTGCGTAACTGTTTTTGTTTGATTTCCGTGCACTAATATGCGCACAGAAAAAACACTTAAGTCATACCTCATATTTGCACTTATTAAACTGTCGGGACCTGGGAGTATTTGaatgtaaattaaaaatattgattaaaATATCCAAACCAACCTGCAAACTGTGACAACATCTTATACAATGTATCTGTATAGCCAGTCAATATGCCCGCACAAATTATTAATGAAGAACCATGACCTGAAATACACAGAATTACAGTGAGACAAATGTGCAGTCCAACAAAGTTTAGTTAAAATACTGCATTTCATATAATCTAGTATGGCCATAGTATAGACATGAAAAGAAAACCACAAGACCTTCCTTCATAATGATGGCCACATTGTTATATTAAAAGATTGGATATTGCTATCGAAAGTttctctttctttggaaaaaaaaaagagaagaggggGGGAGGGATACCTTATTCACTTTCATTAAGAAAATGACAGGTACATGGGGCTACAGTTCCGAAAGAAACAAGATAAAGAAATCAAATACAGCAGTCTTTAAAGCCCAAAAAAAGCTTCTTTTCCAAATCCAATCTGGTCCAGTCAATAATAAGAAACTTGACACTATCCAAATTCCAAAAATTGTCTTTCAGATTGGATATTGCTATCAAAAGTAAGGTGAAAATGTAAAGTTCATTTCCGTTGATATAACAACTGTAGCCACAATTAATCTGACATAGATAAATAGACACTCACATTTGCACATATGCATGCTTGTATATGGGTGTAACTACGTATGTTATATTTATTATACATATACATGCTTGCACAATATGTATCCGTGTGCATTTATTCCTACagcttacaaatttatgcctaTAGCTTACAACTtgatataaatgcatttatGCATGTGCATATATGCTTGCACAATATGTATGCATGTGCACTTATGACTACAGCTTACAAATTTGGAAAGCAAATAGTCACAAGAGACTGTTAGAGATAAAAATTGCCTTGACATCCTGCTACCATAAAGTACATCCTGCGCCATTTAAACTGAAAATTCACATCTTTACCTATGATATACATCCAAAATATCTAAAAACAGAAACCAAGTATTAGGGGATTTtcatctttataccaagtaaaCGCAATGTGTATTATACTAGTAGTTTTAGTTTGCCAAAATGGATGATGCCAAGGTTCGCGGTACCGatcgtaccgacgtaccggtcggctccggtatcggtacggtaccgttgccgaaccgagccgaaccgatACCGTACCGATAGGGTACATTTAGCGACCCAtcgtcgtttttttttttttttgggagttttttggatgtttttatgtttaggtttaaggttaaaactagatgatgcaacttattacttccaaatgattcaaataatgagatgaagaacataaaaaaatttcaaattaagatacaatcaattacatacgtTTAAATCACTCTcgaatatctaaaatcgggtcgaatggcgatgcttctcgtcaatatctggatcatcagcataatatggaggcagatcaacccatccctctaaccaagcggcattgtagtcttgtatgctcaATCCTCGAGGAATGCGCGTTGAATCATAAGaactctcggatctctcgctgaagctctggctctgagaggtgtcttgataaggggcccatccgaatatgccggCACTAAAATCCGATCCGTAAGATCCTCCGGGCTGCGCAGGATAGTAGCTACCGGAAGATGACTCtgatgcaccatatccataggcTGGCTGAGGCCGCGGATAATAGGAAGACTCGGAACTTGATACATCAATGGATTCGACTCCATATGGAaggtcatctgcagctgcatccTGGCCTCttgaacgacctcgaggagctctTCTTCGATATGCAATGGTATCTGATCGGCCTATATCAGACGGCCTACCGTGGTCCGTATCTTGTGTAGCATGTGTAAACTGAGACTCACCGGTGTATCGAAAACCTCCCTCCGGCTGTGTCTCATAACTagtaccatactgtcctccacttcctccatggctagtagatccatcaccaccagaatcttcatcgctgctggtccaagtctcctcctcgacactctccattggggccctttcctttccttttcttgtttgttGGGATTGACGCCCTCCTGATCGAGTCGACTGGGTAGTAGAGCGTCCTCGTCCTCGTCCTCGCATGAGAGGATCATCTCTCTGAACGGGAGCATCGGACCAGTCATGCGGTGACTGGCTCCCCTCTAGCCACGTCATATCAGCTGTAGGAGTGCGTGGAATGttgcgctcagcccattgctGTGGATCGACCATAGCCTCGGTGGCTATGATACTGGCTGGTCGTCGAGGTGATCCCGGCTCAtcaagctcgggctcctgctgctggGCCGCAAGCCAGTCGAGCATaggattatcatcatcatctgtaAAAGTTCTATAGATGGGATCtgcatacttgagctccacttcctcttgaatgcattttagcctcaaccgtagattgtagtgcacataaactaagtcgttgaggcgcttttgtgtcaaacggttcctttgtttgctgtggatgaggccgaaggtggaccagttgcgctcacagccagtcgagaagaccgtttgggagagaatccggatagctatccgcttaagattttttgcggatccgccaaaatgaatccatcattcagctgcaaaaatattgaagataatTACATTTTATATATATGATGGCCTCATAGTTGAAGATAATTCAGATGCAAAAATGTCTTGCAGATTTGTATTGTACCTGGATTCATAGTTGTCTTGCTCACGACAGCTGGTCGCTGTCCAAAGCTGTGGCTaccctctctaaataatttggtctgTGGAAAGAAGCTTGTTGTAGTATGTCAATAATATAAGATCTGATATATTTACATATGTTACTAAATCATAGTTACCTCTTCTATACATAACGCGGCGActtctggatcaggctccatcttataaataacattacgcagagcatgaagaagttcatcatccataccaattccacTCTCGTACTGAAACCGGGGATTCAgatagtatgctgcacatagatgacaccatcttagtataactatacaaatatatcaatcagtataattatcaatattatcgcttacctgctagatgcaatTTCCTACCCATTTGGGCTCCCCACCGCCgctcaatgatgtcgatgtactcCTGGGCATGGGCTACATCTGCCTCCATGATCTGAGCCTTTGCCttctccatcatgtgatacaaaaagCCCATCTGGGGATACCTCTCGCTATCCACGGCCCGCAGtacttcatataatggtttgatagccttgactatCGCATTGGCCCGCTGCCAGAATGACTGCCTGCTTACCAAGTCTTCCATCCTGCTTCCTTCAGTGCCGGCCTGGGCATATCTACTTTCCTGCCACTCGGGACTaacaaacatctgacgtagggctccTTTCTTCTCGATAAGGCTATCAAGTGTAATGTAATTcgtagcaaaccgtgtgactcctggTCTAAGAATTTCTCCCCCTGCATACCTTCTCATTAATGAAAGAACCCAAGTATGGCTATAAATATACCTGGTGATGCGTTGGGCTATCTCCACCGTAtgttgcaccctacggatctttccaATATCCATCAGGATGAGGTCGAtgcaatgtgcagcacatggggtccagaaaatttgtagtcgccgctccatcaagacctGCCCGGCCAACTTATATTGCGGTCCGTTATCAGTGACGACATGCACGATATTCTCCTCTCCAATctgatcaatcacctcctccATAAGTCTGAGGATGTATGAGGCGTTGTGCACCTTATCTGAAGCATCAACtgacttgtggaagaaggtcttcgtatcacagtatgtcagaaagttgatgatgGCCCGCTTTgtcggaccggtccaaccatcacacatcagaGTGAGCCCATATGTGGGCCACTTGCTTTTATATGAACCAATCCAATTCTCTAGCTCTTCCTTAttattgtcaagaagctcaccgtagatGTCCCTCGGACCTGGAGGATCAACACCGGGACCGGCAGTCTGTATGGCAGAAATGGCAGACttgtagtatgtattgtctgcaGCATTTGCTGGaatgtggctgaagtggaaccaggatccaatagctcgccacatatccttcttcttctccttcttccacatTGTGTCTACTCTTTGCTGCTTCGAATCTCTTCTGGGGAAGGCATGCGGATCTACATCATAGATTGACGCACCTGGTGGAATCCCTCCGGAAgacttctttcggctaccaaaacCACCCAGGATAGATGCAATCCGGCTACGTCCTCTGCCCTCGCCCTCCCTGACTGATGTTGTCCTTTGAAACTCTGGATCTTGTCTGCTTCCACCAGAACCGGCGCCCGACTCAAAAAACGAaggcccaaatcgagcccgatgcctcgccacctcctcctgctgccatCGATCATCCAGACTCGCCCGCATGGCAGCCTGGATCTGTGCCTCCTCCTCATCTGGACCCTCGGCCTCCTGTGACTCCATCAAGTGATAGGAAGGTGCTTCTGCAGCTTGGCGTTCCACCTCCGCTTTCTGCTTGGCAGCCCTCTCCTTGGTTGCTTTGATCTCAGCGAGGTTTTTCCTCATCAGCTGACGGATGGTCGGTGGGCACTCCGAGCATGCAGATATCTCACGAGAATTACCGGCTAAGTGCTGCTTTAATCTGgttactcctccttctttgaagcacttgtggcaataATTGCACTGAAACTGGTGACGTTCACCGAGCATCTTCCCATGCTCCCAGCCAATATTACGCTCTTGGGGTTGCCCTCTCCTTGATGGCTCCATTCCTACGACcacattaatttttttcaatttttatttttttgtaatgaaaaattaatttttaaatttattaattaaattataaattatataaattctgTAAAAAAACAGTTCATGTCATTGAATCATTGAATCATTTCCTAATTTTTggcaattaaattaaattatatatcaacaacatataaaaatttcaaaacgaaatggaatcattgaatcatttcctaatttttggcaatttttgacttaatttttttaagcaatttaaatgaaatattaaaaaaacaatgtaggggaattttaccttattttgtttttgctggatttttcttcaagaaaaacgACGCTccctttctaattttttttcatgcctttgtcttttcctttctcttcttttcctcctcctttctctttgcCTTTCCTTCACTTAAGCTGATGCACTTGTGGCTTCAGCCTTCAGCATTCGGTTGGCTTTTATAGCCAACCGTTGGGTCACtgtggcactttgaaaagtgCCACTGTGAGCCACAGCGCGGCACTTTCGAAGTGCCGCGCGAAGTGCCGCACAAAGCGGCACTTTCGGTCGCATTGCCTCACAAAGCGGCAATTTAAACCTCTCGCTTTCAAAGTGCCGCATAAAACGGCACTTTGAAAGCTCAAAGTGCCGCACAAAACGGCACTTTGAAAGTGCCACAGTGGCACTTTCAAAGTGCCTCTGCCAGAGGCACTTTGAACCAGCGCTGTGGCACTATCATAGTGCCACAGCGCTGGCACCTCATTGCCAGCACCgaaccggttcgcaccggttcgatcatgtaccggtgcgaaccgagcggttcgcaccggtatggTGCTCGAAACCATCGGTTCCGACCCAACACACTGGAACCGGACCGGTTCCagtcggtaccggtccggttcgggctgaaccgaccggtacaggtcggttcagcagacccTGGATGATGCCGTATAATTGAAAATTTGCTTAGTTAATTATAAGTAGCATATATGAAACTGCAtacaaaccaaaaaaaaggaaaaagctgGTTCCTATAGTTCTAACTATGAATTAAATTAAACAATATAAATCAAGAATGAAAGTTGTTCTTTTGAGACCCCTTAACACGTTGACGAGTAGTacaaaacatttgattttttGTACTAAGGTGTTATAGATGTTGAGATGCACAATGGCGAGATATTGGTCAGGTATATGTCACTATAAGAGCCCACCATGAACTATGCAACATTAGAAATTGGACTTGCAAACTCATTTAATAGCAGCCAAGTGCATGGGCATCTGCTGACTATCAACAAAGAGTGGTCATCTAATTTATAAGAAGATGTATGACATTATAGTCATTTTGAACAAGACATTGTACATGTGACCTGGCCCCATTCTTGCAGATAAGCCGTTCTACGGTTCTACCATTTTTTTATGTAAAACAGGATGTAAGATAATGTAATAGGTTCAGCCCAGTTGGTCTTCTGTTTTTTATGATTCAGTTGTGTACCTACCATCAGACTTGGGACGAATACTAGACATCAAAGTCATTATACTCATGTTTGCTACCACTCAAATTTctcaatttcatattttaatGAGTATGCTGTCCCTTTTGATTGCTACACTGATAATTATAGAGTTCTTGAGGTAATCAATCAACTGCATATAAATTAACAGATCTTGTCTATGTACTCACACCATTCAGTCTAGTGGAGTTGACTGCTGATACCCTGTTTATAATCTCATTCCTCTAAAATTGCAATTCTTCATTTTCATTGTGTTCCTACAATTTTGGTTTCATTTAAACAAATTCTATAACAAGATACCAATTTGAAGACAACCATGAGTGGGTTCTAGGCCTTGGTTCGTTTCCTTGAAGGTATGGCTTTCAACTGCAATGCAAACTTGAAGTCCCAAAACTACTACCAAAGCTAATCAGAAGGACCAAACATTTAAAAACTAGCAAGACAGTATGGTACTGCTAGTACTTATTTGACATGAAGCAGGCATCAGTATGTGTGTCAGGAACACCGAAACCATCCATACCGATATCGGTCATACTGGTTCATACCAATGTGTACCGATGATACCATACTGACTTTGTACCAGTCAATATCGATAATTTTTCACCATTTTGATGCTGTCAGCATTGATATGTATCTTCAGTGACAGTATCTTACTGTTCCAATAAAAAACGGTATAGAGTTTGAAGTTTGAACCATTATATCAAACCTTAAAAGGAGATCCTCAAATGCCAATTCGATGCAGTCTAAATGCCAAGGAAGGCAGGACAAAAAATTGTAACAGTCAAAGCATCACTATGTATGTAGATCTGGGAATCATTATCTAGAACAATATGTATCAAAATTAAACAAAGAGCTACAAGGAATCGTTCACAATTACTGTAAACATAGGTTGGCATTAAATTGGTTAAAAGAGAGGTTTTAAATCCCGATGGGACAAGGGGCGTTCTGACTGTCCCGTCCTATTCCTGTGAGAAAACAAGACCAGGATGAGGTTAGGATTCCAAAACTCATCCATgcaaggagagaagaagaaagaggaaagaaagaacgaagaagaaaaaagaaaaaagaaaggaagggacaagagaaaaaagagaaagaaagcaggcagaagaaaaataaagagaaggagagagaagaaaaaaagaaagaaagaaagaaaggaaagaaggggaGGGAGAAAGAGGATATCTACGACTAAAGGACACCACAGCATGGGCCTTTTTGAAATTGACCATAAGCTGATCATAGTGATTGTGATTGGATCATTGTTACTGGACCCTTGGACTGGCAAGCATGCTAGGGCTTAACCaggaagaaaaaataattttagcacATCAGATACAGAAAGAAAAAAGTCCTTTGGAAAAAATATAcagctatttatttgagaataaaGTTTCAACCTTTTGTCAACAATGAAATCACATCAATTTTAGCCGGAAAACAATGTTCGAGGAACAAATGGGAATGCAGGTGAATAATCCACAAAATAGGAATCATGGTCATTTCTTAATTATGATCAAACTGCAAAAAATGAAGACTGACCTCTAAAATCCAAAACtacttaaaataaatagagctactatgaagataattttaaaatcaatagAACTACTAAGAAGATAATTCTTAGGTACTGCAAAAGTACAAAGGGTATCCATAAATTGAATGATACAGTTCGATGGTGAGAAAAGGTCAAAGGGCATGATtagtcaaaaaagaaagaatcaaCAGCACAAATTGACCAGAAGGAAGTGAAAAATGCAAGTCTGCCTACAGAGTAAGGCATAAGAGTATGAAAATGTTTGATAAAAAAGTACCAAATCCAGATTCTGATATTGTATCGCAGATCCATGTCATAGACATTGCACCAAAAACCAACAAGAAGCATGTCACAACAACATGTttgaatctgaaaaaaaaaagagaacaactTATTGATAAcagaactttaaaaaaaaaaaatcaacgaaatatattttttccatATAAACTGAATATTTAGTATAACTTAGCTGGAAAAATTAGTGACAGCATTTATTGAATTATGAAAGCAAGCACAAATAAGCatacaaacaaaacaaatagcaattaaagaagaaaatagaTAAGGCCCAAGAAACATAAACACAGATAAAACCAAAGGCATGACCTATAATTTAGCAAAATATAACAAGATCTACATGGGGAACTTCAACCTCCACTCCCTCTATGGCGAAACCACATTATTATATTCTTGGGAAGTATAAAATCTGGATATATTTCTAATAATATGAACTTCTAGTCAAATCCCTGACTCACTCTTTATTTACCATTTTTCATTGGAAATTAATGGTAAATAAGTTGCATTGCCAAAAGATAGCTCGCATAacctaaattttagaaaaatataacaAGATCTTCACTGGGAACTTCAACCTCACTCCCCTCTATGATGAAAACACATTATGTATATTCTTGTGAAGCACAGAATCTGGAAACATTTCTAATAATATGAACTTCTTGTCAAGTCCCTGACTCGCTCTTTATTTACCATTTGTTAATGGAAATTAGAGTTCAATAAGTTGCATTGCCAAAGGTAGCTTCAAGCGTCCTCATTTATCTTTTACGGATTAATCAGGACGGAGAGGAGACGCCTTTTTAGGACAATTGACTACACTTAACTGTTAGGACTCAGACATCTTTTAATATTTACTTTCCATATGCTCTTCAATGTAGTGAAAGATGGGAAGCTATCGATGTTTTGCTTGAAAATAAGTTGTCCATAAGAAGTTAAACATTTAAGATAAGATAGTGCTAGATACTTTCTTTAAGATGAAAAACAAAACAGATTAAGTCTGTGCTCACAAATAGCAAATTTACTTGTAAAGTGGGAAACTCGTTAAATGGCTCTTATTTATCAACAAAAGAGAGTGAACTAGTGAAAACAAGGTGATTTGGTATCAGCAAAAGGAACTGATTAAGGGAGGTTGGAATTACTTATAACATTGCAAAAAGCAAGTAATATTATGGGCAAAGTTACTGGGAGAGAAGAAAATGTATGCATCCAAGCCATCTTATATTCAGAAATGGTCACTCTATGGATCCAAGCCATAGAGTATGCATCCAAGCCATCTTATATTCAGAAATGGTCACTCTATGGACTTCCCCTTACAAATTAGACTCATGTTAAAGATCGAAGGGAAAAGGAAATTTATGGCTGACACTAGTGAATGCTTACCAAGATCCGTATAACAATTGGCTTTGAACATAATGCCTTTGGTTGCTAAGAAATTAAGAATTATGAGAGCAAAAGAGAGCCTAGAGACACTACTAACCACATTTCTTTCTAGttgatgatttttgtttgtaagGTTCACACATATTGTTATATAAAACAAAATGTAACCATAAACAAGAAGTCAGCTTGCATTTTTTAGGGTCACCTTTATGGTTCCTACTTAACCATTTACCGTGGCACAAAGTTTACTCCTCCAAGCATGCCATAAAATCTTTTGTTATCAAAGTAACAATGTAGTAAAATAATGGAAACAGGTTGTTTATCACATGTCTGTTGATTGCAAATACGTAACAGATCATCCCACACATATAAAagaatatttcaaaaaattgagCCTTCAAAAGGTGAAACCTTAGGTTAAGAAATCCTTAAGGAAATCCCCTTAAGATTGCTCTGTGGTTCCCACACCACCACTAGGGCCAAAAAAAAGACCTAGAGAATGATCAATCAGTGTAAGGCCTTTAAGCACAAAAGAACTTTTAAATTACAGTCATTCCATCTTAGCATATATGTGAATGGTACCATTTGAAATACACATATTTTGACCATTCAACCTAAATATGACATGCCTCTTAATGGTTTCATCCCATGCAATACATGCCGAAACCATCTTAACCAGTTTTCCCTCACTTGATCCTAATTGATCTACTCAATTTGCTTTCAACAATTCCAGTTCAACATTCTTGTCCCAGCTCATCAATCCTTCTCATTAAGTTATTAACTAATATTTTTTGTAACAAAGTTGGTCTTCACTTCTTCAAATTTTCATCCGACCTACTTTAACTTTGCC
Encoded proteins:
- the LOC120112875 gene encoding uncharacterized protein LOC120112875 — its product is MEPSRRGQPQERNIGWEHGKMLGERHQFQCNYCHKCFKEGGVTRLKQHLAGNSREISACSECPPTIRQLMRKNLAEIKATKERAAKQKAEVERQAAEAPSYHLMESQEAEGPDEEEAQIQAAMRASLDDRWQQEEVARHRARFGPSFFESGAGSGGSRQDPEFQRTTSVREGEGRGRSRIASILGGFGSRKKSSGGIPPGASIYDVDPHAFPRRDSKQQRVDTMWKKEKKKDMWRAIGSWFHFSHIPANAADNTYYKSAISAIQTAGPGVDPPGPRDIYGELLDNNKEELENWIGSYKSKWPTYGLTLMCDGWTGPTKRAIINFLTYCDTKTFFHKSVDASDKVHNASYILRLMEEVIDQIGEENIVHVVTDNGPQYKLAGQVLMERRLQIFWTPCAAHCIDLILMDIGKIRRVQHTVEIAQRITRYIYSHTWVLSLMRRYAGGEILRPGVTRFATNYITLDSLIEKKGALRQMFVSPEWQESRYAQAGTEGSRMEDLVSRQSFWQRANAIVKAIKPLYEVLRAVDSERYPQMGFLYHMMEKAKAQIMEADVAHAQEYIDIIERRWGAQMGRKLHLAAYYLNPRFQYESGIGMDDELLHALRNVIYKMEPDPEVAALCIEETKLFREGSHSFGQRPAVVSKTTMNPGTIQICKTFLHLNYLQL